The DNA window GACCCTCTGGAGTCTCTATAGGGCAAACTCTACCATAATGAGTAGGATGAACATCTCTAACCTCAAAACCAGCACGCTCCCTAGTTAAACCACCAGGTCCCAAAGCAGATACTCTACGTTTGTGTGTAACTTCAGATAAGGGATTAGTTTGATCCATAAATTGAGATAATTGACTAGATCCAAAAAACTCCTTTATTGCAGCAGAAATTGGTTTTGAATTTATTAGATCATGCGGCATTAAACTATCTATTTCAGCCTGTCCTAATCTTTCTCTAACTGCTCTTTCAACTCTAACAAGACCAGATCTAAATTGATTTTCAGTTAGTTCTCCAACACACCTCACACGCCTATTTCCTAGATGATCAATATCATCAACTTGCCCATAACCATTACGCAAGTCAACTAAAACCTTTATAGTTTCTAAAATATCATCTTTAGTAAGTATTGTAGAAGAACTACAAGAATCCTTATCTCTATTAAGACGACTATTTAATTTCATACGACCAACTCTAGATAAATCATAAGTTATATCGTTAAAAAATAGACGTTCAAGAAGAATATTTACAGCTTCTTCAGTTGGGGGTTCCCCTGGACGCATCATACGATAGATAGCAATTCTTGCAGAAAGCTGATCTACAGTATCATCAATACGTAACGTTTGAGAAATATAAGATCCTCTATTTAAATCATTTATATACAACGTCTTAATTGATTTGATATCATGTTTTCTTAGTGACTCTAGTACAGTTTCAGTAATTTCATCGTTAACACTAGCAACCAGCTCTCCTGTTTCTGGATCAATAACATTAGCAGACAAAACTCTGCCAACCAAGAAATCATCCTTAACTAAAATCTGCTTTATACCTTGCTTGGATATTTCTCTAAGATGCTTTGAATTAATACGCTTATCTTTCTCTACTATGAGAACTCCATCTTTGTCGAATATATCGAAATTAACAACCTCACCTTTCCATCTATCAGGAATAAATTCTAGAACGGCATCTGTCTCATTTAAAGTAAATACATCTGAATCAAAAAAATAAGACAATATAAACTCAGGTGAGAAGCCAATTGCTTTAAGCAAAATAGTCACAGGCATCTTACGACGACGGTCTATACGAAAAAATAAGATATCTTTAGGATCAAATTCAAAATCAAGCCAAGATCCTCTATATGGAATGATTCTTGCAGAGAAAAGCAATTTACCAGAACTATGAGTTTTTCCCTTATCATGCTCGAAAAAGACACCTGGAGAACGATGCAATTGTGAAACAACAACACGCTCTGTACCATTGATGATAAAAGAGCCAGAAGAGGTCATTAATGGGATTTCTCCCATATAAACCTCCTGCTCTTTAACTTCTTTCATAACATTTTTACTAGATTCCCTATCCATTAGCACTAAACGTAATTTAGCACGTAAAGGAGAAGCATAAGATAAGCCACGCTGCTGACATTCTCTTACATCAAACACAGGCTTACCAAGTTCATAACTAACGAATTCTAATCTGGCAAGTTCATTATGACTAACTATTGGAAAGATCGACAAAAAAGCGGCCTGTAAACCATGATCTGAACGCTTTAAAGAGTCAACCTCAAACTGTAAAAAAGTTTGATAAGATTGCAGCTGAGTTTCCAATAAACATGGGATTTTCTGTACATCTGCACGCTTAGCAAAGCTTTTACGAATGCGCTTTTTTTCGGTATACGAATAAGGCATGGACACTCCGACTCGAAATTACAGAAGCCGTCACTACGGCTCCAGGTTGATACGTTTCCAGGAAACTCTTGTTTCTACTAAAAGTTTCCTGGAAACGCAAAAGCCCGGAAACAACAAAACAGTTATTCCGGGCGAAATTAAAAACATTATTTAATTTCTGCTTTTGCTCCAGCTTCTTCTAATTTCTTCTTAATTGCATCAGCATCAGCTTTAGATACACCTTCCTTAACTGCTTTAGGAGCACCATCAACCAAATCTTTTGCTTCTTTCAATCCTAAGCTGGTAATTTCACGAACAGTTTTAATAACACTTACCTTATTAGCACCGACTTCTAATAACATTACATTAAATTCGGTCTGTTCCTCCACAGCAGCAGATGATGCAACTGCTGGAGCTGCAACAGCTACAGCAGCAGCTGCTGAAACACCAAATTTTTCTTCCATTTCTTTAATCAGTTCTGATAATTCAAGAACTGTCATATTAGATACTGCTTCAAGAATTTCACTTTTACTTAACGACATTTTAAAGAACTCCAAAATTACATTATGCCAGACAAAAATTGCCTAAATATTTAACAAACTAATAAAAAACTTAAAAAATAATTACTTTTTTAAATCACATACAGCTGAAAGACCTCTTACAAATTTTGTAGGAATCTCATTAAGAGTACGAACAAATTGTGTAATAGGAGCCTGTAATGTTGCCGCCAACTTAGCTAACAATTCTTCCCTTGAAGGCATATTAGCCAAAGCAACAACAGCAGTATAATCCAACAAGTAATTAGGCAAAGCACCCGCTTTAATTATTAACTTGTCATTATTTTTAGCAAAATCAGCTAAAACTTTAGCTGCCGATACAGGATCTGAACTAACACCATAAATCAATGGCCCAGTCAATTTATCAACTAACAATGCAAAATCTGTATCTGCAATAACACGGCGTGCTAACGAGTTTTTCAAAACTCTGATATACACACCAGAATCACGCGCAATTTTACGCAATGAAGAAATAGAAGCGACATCAAGACCTCGATATTCAGCAATAACAACAGACTGAGCATCCGATATTTTTAACTGCATCTCTTGAATAACTATCGCTTTCTCTTGACGATTAAGACTCACAGGCGAAATACTCCACTAAAAAAAACGTTAAAACCAATCAACGTTACCCGGAATCGGCGTCTAGCTGAGCTCTTACATAAAAGAAATCACTTCACAAATACGCCGTCTACGTTGGAATTGATAAAACACAATATTAAGCAAAAAACTACATAAAGCTCCAACGATCTTTGACTGAAATGTCTATAAAACGAAACATAGCGTTCAAAGCATAACAAAAACAAACAACTATTAACCTATAGAAGATAGATCAATTCTTACACCTATTCCCATTGTCGAAGATAAAGAAATTTTTCTCAAATAAACACCTTTAGAAGACACTGGTTTATTTTTCCTTAAAGCATCAACCAAAGCTACTGCATTAGAGACTAAACTATCTATATTAAACGAAGCTCTACCTATAGTAGAATGTATTATACCATTCTTATCTGTTCTATATTGAACTTGACCTAATTTAACATTCTTAACAGCTTCAGCCACATCCATGGTAACAGTACCAACTTTAGGATTAGGCATTAAGCCACGAGGCCCTAAAATCTGTCCCAAAGAGCCAACAATCTTCATTGCATCAGGAGAAGCGATAACCACATCAAAATTAATCTGACCAGATTTTATAGAATCTGCAAGATCTTCAAAACCAACTATATCAGCACCAGCTAACTTAGCTGACTCAGCCTTATCTCCTTGAGCAAAAACAGCTACTCTAACCTGTTTCCCTGTTCCTGAAGGTAAAATAACAGAACCACGAACTAATTGATCAGATTTTTTTGCATCAATACCAAGCTGAACAGCTATATCTATGGATTCGTCAAATTTAGCATTGGCAGTATCTTTTAACAACTGTAAAGCATCAGAAATGGAATAGAGTTTAGAAGAGTTTACTTTACTTGAAATATCAAGCATTCTTTTACTTAGTTTTTTCATGATTAAACGCCCTCCACCTTGACACCCATACTACGAGCACTACCAGCTATAGTACGAACAGCAGCATCTAAGTCAGCAGCTGTTAAATCAACAGCTTTAGCTTTGGCTATTTCTTCAATCTGCCCTCTTGTTAAAACACCAACCTTATCAACATGAGGTTTCGCCGAACCCTTTTGTAAAGAAATTGCTTTTTTAATTAAAACAGTGGCTGGGGGAGTTTTTAATATAAAAGTAAAACTCTTATCAGCGAATGCTGTAATAACAACAGGAATTGGAAGACCCACTTCCATGCCTTGTGTTTTAGCATTAAAAGCCTTACAAAACTCCATAATATTCAAACCTCGTTGACCCAATGCAGGACCAATAGGAGGAGAAGGAGTTGCCTTACCAGCAGGTACTTGTAATTTAATAAAACCTACTATTTTTTTTGCCATTAACTTATCTCCTAATGGGTAATATCGCTATAAAAGCTCCCCATACACAAAAAATCAAGTCTTTTCCACTTGACTAAAATCAAGTTCTACAGGAGTAGATCTACCAAAAATCGTTACAGAAACTCTGATTTTGTTTTTCTCATAGTTTACCTCTTCAACATTACCATTAAAGTCAGCAAAAGGGCCATCTTTGACTCTTATGATTTCACCTATTTCAAATAAGACTTTCGGCCTAGGCTTCTCAAAACCTTCTTCCATTTTAGCAAGAATTTTTTCAATTTCAGAATCTGCAATAGGTGTAGGTTTATTACCATGACCACCTAAAAAACCTGTAATGCGGTTTGTATTTCTTACTAAATGCCATGTTTCATCTGTTAATTCCATCTCAAGCAACATATAGCCAGGGAATATAGATCTCTCAGTAATAGATTTATGACCATTTTTAATATCTATCACCTCTTCAGAAGGAATTAATATCCTTCCAAATGAAGAACGCAAACCAGCAGCATCAATACGATCATTTAGTACTTTCAAAACATTTTTCTCCATGCCTGAAAAAACATGAATAATGTACCAACGTTTATTCATTTAAGCTACCTATTTCCATCCCAAGAAAAGAACATAAAGCAAATATTCTATACATTTATCAATAAACAAAATAAACAAACTAACAGAAAAAGCAAAAACAAACACAACAACAGTCATTCTTACAGCTTCTTTACGCTGAGGCCAAGACATTAGTTTTAGCTCGAAAAAAGAATCTTTTATAAAATAAAGAAGAGATCTACCTAGTTTGCTAAAAATAAACAATGTACCTGATAAAACAATAAGAAAGACAAAAACTAATAGTCTTTCATAAAAGCTTCTATTATTTAAAA is part of the Candidatus Kinetoplastibacterium crithidii genome and encodes:
- the rplK gene encoding 50S ribosomal protein L11; translated protein: MAKKIVGFIKLQVPAGKATPSPPIGPALGQRGLNIMEFCKAFNAKTQGMEVGLPIPVVITAFADKSFTFILKTPPATVLIKKAISLQKGSAKPHVDKVGVLTRGQIEEIAKAKAVDLTAADLDAAVRTIAGSARSMGVKVEGV
- the secE gene encoding preprotein translocase subunit SecE — its product is MSNSNLENSVAFTDKLKFFLSVLLFLSAFISFSFLNNRSFYERLLVFVFLIVLSGTLFIFSKLGRSLLYFIKDSFFELKLMSWPQRKEAVRMTVVVFVFAFSVSLFILFIDKCIEYLLYVLFLGWK
- the rplA gene encoding 50S ribosomal protein L1 — encoded protein: MKKLSKRMLDISSKVNSSKLYSISDALQLLKDTANAKFDESIDIAVQLGIDAKKSDQLVRGSVILPSGTGKQVRVAVFAQGDKAESAKLAGADIVGFEDLADSIKSGQINFDVVIASPDAMKIVGSLGQILGPRGLMPNPKVGTVTMDVAEAVKNVKLGQVQYRTDKNGIIHSTIGRASFNIDSLVSNAVALVDALRKNKPVSSKGVYLRKISLSSTMGIGVRIDLSSIG
- the rplJ gene encoding 50S ribosomal protein L10 translates to MSLNRQEKAIVIQEMQLKISDAQSVVIAEYRGLDVASISSLRKIARDSGVYIRVLKNSLARRVIADTDFALLVDKLTGPLIYGVSSDPVSAAKVLADFAKNNDKLIIKAGALPNYLLDYTAVVALANMPSREELLAKLAATLQAPITQFVRTLNEIPTKFVRGLSAVCDLKK
- the nusG gene encoding transcription termination/antitermination protein NusG, with translation MNKRWYIIHVFSGMEKNVLKVLNDRIDAAGLRSSFGRILIPSEEVIDIKNGHKSITERSIFPGYMLLEMELTDETWHLVRNTNRITGFLGGHGNKPTPIADSEIEKILAKMEEGFEKPRPKVLFEIGEIIRVKDGPFADFNGNVEEVNYEKNKIRVSVTIFGRSTPVELDFSQVEKT
- the rplL gene encoding 50S ribosomal protein L7/L12, whose amino-acid sequence is MSLSKSEILEAVSNMTVLELSELIKEMEEKFGVSAAAAVAVAAPAVASSAAVEEQTEFNVMLLEVGANKVSVIKTVREITSLGLKEAKDLVDGAPKAVKEGVSKADADAIKKKLEEAGAKAEIK